Genomic DNA from Paenibacillus borealis:
GAAATTGCGTAAGAGCAAATACTGATTGTATACGACCAGCACTGTAATAGCCGTAGTCATACCCAGCCCCGTAACAGGAATCATCATCGCAAATAGTGCAACACTCGGAATGGAATAGATGACCGAGAATAAATAAACCAGCACCTTGGACAACGTTATAGATGTCATGGATAGAAAGGTCAGAACCGAGGCAAGTAAGAGGGATACCAGCAGCGTGATACCCACTATCTCCAGATGCTCGAGAAGCGCCGTTCCCCATTTATCGGGGTGACCAGTGATATATTCAATCAAACTAATCCCTCCCAGAACTTCTCCTGTTCACGGGAAGAGGCAATTAAGGAGGCTACGAAGCCATCTGCGGGGGAAGAAGCAATATTCTTCGGCGTATCGAATTGACAGACCCGGCCCTGATCCATAACAATAACCCGGTTACCCAGTTTAAAAGCTTCATTGATATCGTGGGTCACGAACAGAAAGGTTTTCTTCAGTCCCCCGTGGATGCGCAGCAGCTCATCCTGCAGATTCATCCGGGTGATAGCATCTATGGCTCCAAAAGGCTCATCCAGCAGCATAATCTTGGGATCTGACGCCAGCGCCCTAGCAAGGCCAATCCGCTGTTGCTGGCCGCCTGACAATTGGGCCGGATAGCGGCTCTTAAACACCGCCGGTGTAAGGCCTACAAGGGATAATAATTCATCCACTCTTGCTGCAATCTTTGCGGTATCCCATTTTAAAAGCTTAGGTACAGCGGCCACATTCTGCTTTATCGTCATATGCGGAAACAGGCCTACCTGTTGTATGACATAACCGATGCGTCTTCTTACCAAAACTGGATCAAGGGCAGCGATATTTTCTCCAAATAACGTAATGCTGCCTTCATCCGGTTCATACAGACGGTTAATCATTTTCAGCAATGTTGTTTTGCCGGAGCCGGAGGAGCCCAGAATCGTAATGAACTCCCCCTCCTCAATGGACAGATTGACATGATCCACCGCGTAAGTACCGGTCTGACTATATATCTTGCTCACATTGCTGATTTCGATCGCAGTCTGTGCCATGTTACCCTCCATGAATTCCGTTTATTTAATGGAGTCGTAGAACTCCTTAGCTACATCTTCATACTCTTCCTTGTCCACATCCACCTTTGCATTCAAGGCAGTGATCGTTTGAGTATCCAGCGCAGCACTTACTTTATTAATCGCTTCCGCAATGTCCGGATTAGCATTCAGGATTTCGTCACGGACAACAGGAGCCAGGTTATACGGCGGCCATACCTGCTTGTCGTCTTCCAGCAGTGTGAATTCATCCGTATTTGCAAGCATGCCTTCGGTTGTATAGGCCGGAGCGACATCCGCCTCATCATTAGAGAGTACTTCATATTTCAGACTGTTATCATAGACCTTCGAGGACTTCCATTTCAGCGGACCATAGACCTTCTCCAGCATTGGAATGCCGTCTTCACGCTGATCCACTTCACCCTGTGAGGCAAACCGCAGCTCTGCAGCATGCTTTTGAAGATCAGAAATCGTTGTAATTCCCAGCTCCTTAGATACCGCAGTGCGCACTACCAGCCCGGCTCCGTCGTTAGCTTTGGAGTAATTCAGCCAGGTGGCCTGGAATTGTTCTTCATATGCTTTTTTCACCGTATTATAAACTTCGTCAGGGTCAGTCATCAGCGGCAGCTTGAGAATGGATAACAGGCCTGTCCCTGTGTATTCCGGATATAAATCAATCTCTTTATTGATAAGCGAAGTGTGGATGACAGAGCCAGCTATGTTGAACACTCTATCGACTTTGTATCCCGCATTTTCTAGCGCCAGGGCGTATAACTCACCAACGACCAAATTTTCTGTGAAATCCTTGCTTCCGATACGTATAGTCGGCTTTCCGCCTTCATCTTCGTTTTTGCTGCCGCAAGCGGCCAGTGTAAGCATTAATACTAATACCATTGCTGCTGCTGCGAATGTCTTTATGTTTCTCTTCATCGTTAACCCCTACTTTCCAGTGTATTTATATTTGAATAACCATCTTTCCGACCTATCCAGAACTAGTCCGATGGCGATGGACAGCACGGCCACTGATATACCGCCAATCAGAAGCAGATCAATCCGGTTCAGGCCCAGGCCGGTAAAAATAATGCTTCCAAGTCCGCCCGCGCCGATCTTTGCAGCTAATGTCGCGCTCGCTACGATCTCAATGGCAGCCGTCTTGACTCCCGTCAGAATAAGCGGTGCAGCTAATGGAAGCCTTACCTTCCACAGCGCCTGCCAATTCGACATTCCTACCGCGTACGCTGTTTCCAGCATGAAATCAGGCACTTCTTCCAGTCCGGCCACAGTGTTCATCAGAATAGGCGGAATGGCTAATAATATCAGTGCTGTCATTGCCGGCTGGAAGCCTGTCCCCATCACCGGGATTAGCAGAAAGAGGATCGCCAGGCTTGGCACAATCCGCAAAACCTGAAAGAGGGAGATAATCCATTTCTCATATTTTCTCTGTACAGTACACAAATATCCCAGGATTATTCCAATCAAGGCCGAAACCGCCAAAGCCAAGACGCTGATGACGATATGCTCTTTTACAGAGAGCAAGTAAGCACCTATGTCAGTTGTAAAATAGTTCGTAATCTGCTCCCATAAGCTGCTGTCCAAGCTGAACCCCGCCTTTGCATTTACTAGCGCTAAATTAAGCATAAGATATACAGTTACTTACTGGAAGTAGGCACTTTTTTATAATAGAGTCACCTTTTTGTAACTATTGGAGTTGGCGCGGGTTACTTAAAGGTTACTTAATAATAAAAAGGTGC
This window encodes:
- a CDS encoding ABC transporter ATP-binding protein, producing the protein MAQTAIEISNVSKIYSQTGTYAVDHVNLSIEEGEFITILGSSGSGKTTLLKMINRLYEPDEGSITLFGENIAALDPVLVRRRIGYVIQQVGLFPHMTIKQNVAAVPKLLKWDTAKIAARVDELLSLVGLTPAVFKSRYPAQLSGGQQQRIGLARALASDPKIMLLDEPFGAIDAITRMNLQDELLRIHGGLKKTFLFVTHDINEAFKLGNRVIVMDQGRVCQFDTPKNIASSPADGFVASLIASSREQEKFWEGLV
- a CDS encoding glycine betaine ABC transporter substrate-binding protein, with the protein product MKRNIKTFAAAAMVLVLMLTLAACGSKNEDEGGKPTIRIGSKDFTENLVVGELYALALENAGYKVDRVFNIAGSVIHTSLINKEIDLYPEYTGTGLLSILKLPLMTDPDEVYNTVKKAYEEQFQATWLNYSKANDGAGLVVRTAVSKELGITTISDLQKHAAELRFASQGEVDQREDGIPMLEKVYGPLKWKSSKVYDNSLKYEVLSNDEADVAPAYTTEGMLANTDEFTLLEDDKQVWPPYNLAPVVRDEILNANPDIAEAINKVSAALDTQTITALNAKVDVDKEEYEDVAKEFYDSIK
- a CDS encoding ABC transporter permease, which translates into the protein MDSSLWEQITNYFTTDIGAYLLSVKEHIVISVLALAVSALIGIILGYLCTVQRKYEKWIISLFQVLRIVPSLAILFLLIPVMGTGFQPAMTALILLAIPPILMNTVAGLEEVPDFMLETAYAVGMSNWQALWKVRLPLAAPLILTGVKTAAIEIVASATLAAKIGAGGLGSIIFTGLGLNRIDLLLIGGISVAVLSIAIGLVLDRSERWLFKYKYTGK